The nucleotide sequence TTCAACTGCGTGCACAAGCACATAGTTATTCGTCATCGCCGAAAGGTAATCCATTCGGTCTGTATACGGGATTATTTGCGTATATTGCAGGTCTTCAGCAAGCTTTTCAGTACCGCGGTGTAAGTAGCCGATGACAGGTGTAGCTTCGACAACTGTTTCTCCATCAACCTTTAATACAAGCCGGAAAACTCCGTGTGTACTGGGATGCTGAGGGCCGACGTTTAGCAGCATTTCTTCCGTTCTAAGCATGCTAGCTACACCTCCACATCATATGGCTCATAATCTTTACGAAGCGGATACCCAATCCAATCATCAGAAAGCAAAATGCGCTCTAAGCATGGATGATTGTTAAACACAATGCCAAGCAAATCATATGCTTCGCGCTCAGGCCAGTTTGCTCCCTGCCATACAGGAACAAGTGAGTCAATGACTGGCTTGTCACGATCAATTTTCACCTTAAGCGCCACAGATTGCTGGTTTTTATATGAATATAAATGGGTATATACTTCCATGTGAGTTTCGAAATCTGAGCCATGTAATTCACTTAAATATTCGAAACCTAATTGTTCGTTGTATTTCAGAAACTCTGCTAGTTTGAAATATGTATCAGGTTTTGCGACAAGTGTTGGAACATCTTTTGAAAGTCTATTAATATAGGAATCTTCAAGGATATCCTTACCAAGATTGTCTTCAATCACTTTTACATATTTATCAAGTGTTGGTTGGTTTGGTGATGGCTTCTCTTCTTCTGCTGGCGCTTCTTTCGCTTTCCCTGCAGAAGCAGCTTTCGCTTTCGCAGCGGCTGCGGCCTTCGCTTTGGCTTTAGCGGCAGCAATTGCTTTCGCCTTCTCATCATCCCCACCAGCAGAGTCTCCTGCTTGAGCCTTTGCTTTTGCAGCTGCGGCTGCTTTCGCCTTAGCGGCTGCAGCGGCCTTTGCCTTCGCTTTGGCCTTTTCATCATCTGTAGCTGGTTCTGCGCTCTCTTGTTGCTTTACCTTCTGCTTGGCGAGCGCAGCTGCTTTAGCTTTTGCGGCAGCGGCGGCCTTCGCTTTGGCTTTGGCTTTGGAATCGTCATTAGAAGCTGATGCTTCACCTTCTTGAGCCTTTGCCTTTTGCTTAGCAAGTGCCGCAGCTTTTGCTTTAGCAGCTGCTGCCGCTTTGGCCTTCGCCTTAGCCTTGTCATCATCTTCGCTTGGCGTTTCACTCTGTTGTTCTTTTGCCTTCTGCTTGGCTAAAGCAGCGGCTTTCGCCTTAGCTGCAGCGGCAGCCTTGGCTTTCGCTTTATCTTTATCGTCCTGTTCATCAGTGGAAGCGTCTTGCTTTTCAGCTGCTCGTTGCTTAGCTAATTCTGCTGCTTTCTTCTTTGCTTCTTCAGCAGCTTGCTTTTTCGCAGCGGCTTTGTCATCTTCTGAAACCGCTTTCTTAGCATCGCTTGCTTTTTGTTCTGCAAGCTTTTTCTTCGCTGCTTCCTTGGCTTTGGCAGCGGCTTCTTTCTTTAGCTGCTCCTTGTCCTTATCTGTCATTTATTAATCACCCGCTTCCCAGTCTTTGCTTCGTAGCGGATTTTCTCTTGTAATTTATTAATTCCATAAATTAATGCTGCCGGATTCGGAGGACAGCCCGGAATATAGACATCAACAGGTACGATTTGATCGACACCTTTTACAACGGCATATGATTTAATATATGGCCCGCCTGCCGTCGCACAGGAACCCATTGCGATTACCCATTTTGGCTCTGGCATTTGGTCATACAGACGTTTGACAATTGGGGCCATTTTCTTTGTTACTGTACCCGATACAATCATGCAGTCCGATTGACGTGGTGATGTACGGAAGAATGAACCGAAGCGGTCAAGGTCATAGTGAGATGCCCCAACGCCCATCATTTCAATCGCACAGCAAGCAAGCCCAAAGGTCATTGGCCAAATTGAATTACTTCTTGCCCAAGCTTTCAATTGTTCTAATGTTGTAAAGAACACGTTTCGTTTCAGTTCATCATGTTCTTCTGGTGTTACATTCTCTAAGTTCAGCTCCATTTTAACACCTTCTTCTTCCATGCATAGATTAGCCCGATAAGGAGCATGATGACGAATATCAACATTTCAATTAATGCAAAAATACCTAACTTATCATAAGCAACTGCCCATGGGTATAAAAAAACAGTCTCAACATCAAAGATGACAAACATTAAAGCAAAAATATAATAGCGTACATTAAAACGAATACGTGCATCATGAAAGGGTTCAATACCGCTTTCATAGGTTGTTTGCTTCTCTGCAGTAGGCTTATTTGGCCTCAACAATTTCCCTGCTGTCAATGCAACAGCCGGCAACAAGATACCTAGCATCAGAAAAGCCACAACAATTAAATAATTGTTCTGGTATTGAAAGAAATCTCCCATACCCTCCCCCTCCAAACCTTGATTTTTCACAATTTTGTGTAACCGCCCCTATTATAGCAAATACCAATATTTGTGTCGATAAATGTTCAAAAACTACTGAGAAATGTTTAAGGGCTTTTCATTTTAATCTTCCACATTAATGTTATTATCATTTTCTTCAGGTCATGCCTATTGTCCTGTGAAGAATTTCGTAATAAAAAGAGCCCTAAGGACAGATCAATCCTTAAGGCTATCATTATTTCCCGGTTACATCTAAACGGTTAACCGCGCGCTGTAATGCTGACTCAGCACGTCTGAAATCAATATTATCTTTTTGTCCACTTTGAAGACGGCGCTCTGCACGTTCTTTTGCAGCCTTTGCCCGCTCGACATCAATGTGATCAGGTAACTCAGCTGCTTGAGCTAATACTGTTACTTGTTCTTTGCGAACTTCGACAAAACCGCCAGAGACCGCAATCATTTGTGTACTTCCACTTTGCTTAAGCCGAACAGCACTAACTGCAAGCGGAGCAACCATCGGAATGTGTCCTGGTAAAATACCAAGTTCCCCGCTTAGTGCCTTTACGCTGATCATTTCCACATCCGAATCGTAGACAGAGCCGTCGGGTGTAACGACACTAACTCTCATGGTACTCATAAAGAACCCTCCTATTATTAGCAGTGAGGCAGGAGAAATAGCATATTCGATTAACCTATTTCTCTCTACTCACTCTTAGCTAATAATTATGCTCCTTGCATTTCCTTTGCTTTTTCAACGACTTCCTCAATGCGACCGACTAGGCGGAACGCATCCTCTGGAACATCGTCGTGTTTACCGTCAAGGATTTCGCGGAACCCTTTGATTGTTTCCTGAACTGGAACGTATGAACCAGCTTGGCCAGTAAACTGCTCTGCAACGTGGAAGTTTTGTGATAAGAAGAACTGAACACGACGTGCACGGTGTACAGTAAGCTTATCTTCATCAGAAAGCTCATCCATACCAAGGATAGCAATGATATCTTGCAACTCTTTATAACGTTGCAATGTTTGCTGTACCTCACGAGCCACTTTGTAATGTTCTTCTCCAACAATTTCAGGTGCAAGTGCACGAGAAGTTGAAGCAAGTGGATCCACGGCAGGGTAGATACCCATTTCAGACAATTTACGTTCAAGGTTAGTTGTCGCATCTAAGTGGGCGAATGTCGTAGCCGGTGCCGGGTCAGTGTAGTCATCGGCAGGTACGTATACCGCTTGGATAGATGTGATTGAACCTTTGTTTGTAGATGTGATACGTTCTTGCAATTGACCCATTTCAGTTGCAAGTGTCGGTTGGTAACCAACGGCAGATGGCATACGGCCAAGTAGCGCTGATACCTCAGAACCTGCTTGTGTGAAACGGAAGATATTATCGATGAACAATAGTACGTCTTGACCTTGCTCATCACGGAAGTGTTCAGCCATTGTCAAACCTGTAAGGGCAACACGTTGACGTGCACCAGGTGGTTCGTTCATCTGACCGAATACCATTGCTGTTTTATTGATTACACCAGAGTCTTTCATTTCATAGTAAAGGTCATTACCTTCACGTGTACGCTCACCTACGCCGGCGAATACTGAGATACCACCGTGCTCTTGAGCGATGTTATTGATAAGCTCCTGGATAAGTACCGTTTTACCTACACCGGCACCACCGAACAAACCGATCTTACCACCCTTTACGTAAGGGGCAAGAAGGTCAACGACTTTAATTCCTGTTTCAAGAATTACAGTCTCTGTTGATAGTTGGTCAAACGTTGGTGCAAGACGGTGAATTGGATCACGAGGTGTATCTGCAGGAAGATCCTCATCAAGGTCAATCTTATTTCCTAGAACGTTAAATACACGGCCTAGTGTAACTTCACCAACTGGGACAGAGATTGGGCTGCCAGTGTCAAGAGCTTCCATACCGCGCATAATACCGTCAGTTGAAGCCATTGCAACTGTACGAACCATATCGTCACCAAGGTGAAGAGCTACTTCTAATGTCAAATCAATGTCAGATTCTGACTCTGATTGAGCTTTATATACGACTTTTAGGGCGTTATAAATATCCGGAAGTTGGCCATTTTCGAACTTTACGTCAACAACTGGACCCATAACTTGGGTAACGCGTCCTTTGATCATCGTTTTCCCTCCTTACTGACTTCATACTGGTTTGATGATGAACAAGAACGATGCGTTCATCACGACTTTCTGTCTTAACCGTTATTCTAACGCTGCTGCACCGCCGACAATTTCCGTGATTTCCTGGGTAATTGCTGCTTGACGAGCACGGTTATAGGAAAGCGTAAGTGAGTCAATTAACTCGCCTGCGTTATCTGTTGCATTCTTCATCGCAGTCATACGAGCAGCATGTTCACTGGCTTTACCATCGAGCAACGCACCATAGATGAGACTTTCCGCATATTGCGGTAGTAACTCTTCTAAAATTTCTTCTTGAGAAGGTTCATATTCATATGAACTTAAAGCAGTACTTCCTGTATCTTCAGCTAAGTCAGTTAATGGTAACAGCTTCTTGACTGAAAGATCCTGCTGAATTGCACTTACAAAGTGGTTATAATACATAAATAACTCATCATAAGTTTCTTCGGCAAAGTACTGTACCGCTTGACTAGCAATATCTTTCACATCTGAAAACATTGGCTCATCCGGCATTCCGGTAATTTCTTTAATAATCGGCATATTGCGCTTCTTAAAGAAATCACGTCCTACACGGCCAATAACAAGAATTGCATATTCATCTGTTGAGCGATGGCGCTCTTGGATCGTTTGGTATACACTACGAAGAACAGTACTGTTGTATGCACCAGCCAAGCCACGGTCAGAAGTGATGACAAGATAACCTGTCTTCTTCACTTCGCGTGTCTCCATCATTGGATGGCTTACATCATTGCTACCAGTAGCGATGCTTGCTACAACCTCTTGAATCTTCTCCATATACGGGTTAAAAGACTTTGCGTTTCCTTCCGCGCGATTTAGCTTGGAAGCAGAAACCATTTCCATCGCTTTTGTAATTTGCATTGTTTTCTTTGTCGAAGTAATCCTCGCTTTAATATCGCGTAAAGACGCCACTCGATCTCACCACCTTCAAGTCGTGTTCAAAAAGTAAATCAAGTGTTCGCTTGACTTCTTTTTGAACACGCAATTTTCGAATCTATCGTTGATGAGGGTATCAATTAATTATTAGACGCAACGAACGTTTTCTTAAATTCATTGATTGCCGCTTTGAAGTCATCATCTTCAGGTAAGTTACCTGTTTCACGAATGTGGCTAAGCAACTCTTTGCGGTTATGCTCTAACCATGTATGATACTCTTCTTCAAAACGTTGAATATCTTCAACAGCTACATCGTCTAAGAAACCTTTTGTTAAGGCATATAGACTTGCTACCTGCTTTTCAACTGGTAGTGGCTTATGAAGTCCTTGCTTAAGTACCTCAACTGTACGAGCACCACGGTTCAATTTAGCCTGAGTTGCTTTATCCAAGTCAGACCCGAACTGCGCGAATGCTTCCAGCTCACGGTATGATGCAAGGTCAAGACGTAGAGTACCAGAAACCTTCTTCATTGCTTTGATTTGTGCTGAACCACCTACACGTGATACGGAAAGACCCGCGTTCACGGCTGGACGTACACCAGAGTGGAACAAGTCAGATTGCAAGAAGATCTGTCCATCAGTGATTGAGATAACGTTTGTTGGGATGTAAGCAGATACATCACCTGCTTGTGTTTCGATAAATGGTAGAGCAGTTAAAGAACCTGCACCCAATGCGTCACTCAATTTCGCTGCACGCTCTAGTAAGCGAGAGTGCAAGTAGAATACGTCCCCTGGGAATGCTTCACGACCTGGTGGACGGCGAAGTAGCAATGAAAGCTCACGGTATGCAGCAGCTTGTTTTGATAAGTCATCATAGATAACAAGAACGTGCTTGCCGTTATACATGAACTCTTCACCCATTGTTACACCTGTATATGGTGCTAGGTACAATAATGGTGCTGGTTGTGATGCACTTGCTGTTACAACGATTGTGTAATCAAGTGCTCCATGGTGACGAAGTGTTTCTACTACACCACGTACTGTTGATTCTTTCTGACCGATTGCAACGTAGATACAAATCATATCCTCGTCTTTTTGGTTAAGGATTGTATCGATTGCTACAGCCGTTTTACCAGTTTGGCGGTCACCGATAATCAACTCACGCTGACCACGACCGATTGGAATCAAAGCATCAATCGCTTTAATACCAGTTTGAAGTGGTTCGTGTACTGATTTACGTGCCATTACTCCTGGCGCTTGTCCTTCAATTGGACGAGTATTTGTTGTTTCGATTGGACCTAATCCGTCAACTGGTTGTCCGAGCGGGTTAACAACGCGGCCTAGTAGTTCCTCGCCTACAGGTACTTCCATGATGCGACCAGTACGACGTACTTCGTCACCTTCACGGATATCTGTGTATGGTCCAAGGATAACGATACCAACGTTATTTTCCTCTAAGTTTTGTGCCAGACCCATGACACCATTTGAAAATTCAACAAGCTCACCAGCCATGACATTGTCAAGTCCATGAGCACGCGCGATACCGTCACCAATTTGGATAACTGTACCGACATTACTTACTTCAATATCTGACTGATAGTTTTCGATTTGCTTTTTTATCAGCGCACTAATTTCTTCTGCGTTAATGCTCATGAATTTCACCCCTATCTTCAGCTTTTTGCAGAAACTAACTGCCGTTCAACACGATCAATTTTACCTTTGACGCTACCGTCGAAAATCGTATTACCGATGCGTAATTTTACGCCACCGAGCAAGTTCTTATCTACAATATTTGTAATGCGAAGCTCTTTCTTACCAACTTTCGCAGCGAAAGCCTCCGAAAGCGCTTTTTCTTCATCTGTTGCTAATGGACGCACAGTGTACACTTTCGCCTCTGCAACACCTTGCGCTTCATTCGCACGTTCAAAGTAATGCTCAATGAGTTCAAAAACAACACCTTCACGTTTTCGGTCAATCAGCAAGTAAAAGGTATTTAAGATAAGTACAGAGCATCCAGCGAATGTCTCTTGAATCATGCCTTTCTTTGCTTCCTTCGAAAACTTAGGATGTTGAAGCAATACAAAGAACTCTTTGTGCGTAGTAAGCACTTGATAAACTGTTTTCAACTCTTGATACGTTTCTTCCAGTTTATTTTGTTCTTTGGCTGCTTGGAAAAGAGCTTCAGCATAACGCTTGGCTACTACATTTTGGCTCATCGCTCTTCTCCTGCCTCTTTGATATATTCATTAATTAATTTTTGTTGATCTTGTTCATCAAGCTCTTTTTCGATTACTTTAGTTGCAATCATTACAGACAATGAAGCCACTTGTTCACGTAGCGCAGAGATTGCCTGTTCTTTTTCTTGCTCGATTTCTTTCATTGCAGCTTCTTTCAGACGAGCTGCTTCTTGGCGTGCTTTCTCAAGCATATCTTTTTCTTGCTGTTCACCCATTTTCTTCGCATTTTCAATCAATGCTTGGGCTTCATTGCGTGCTTCTTGTAAAGCTTCACGCTGTTGTGTCACAAACTGCTCAGCTTCCTTACGGCTTTGTTCAGCTTGCTTAATTTCACTTGAGATATGTTGTTCACGCTGTTTCATAATGCCCATAAGTGGACCAAATGCATATTTACGCAAAAGTGCTAACAAGATTAGGAACATTACAAGCTGGAAGATGATATCTCCACCATTAATGCCACCAGTACTAGCACCAAGAACAAAAAGGTCTGCACCAAACTGCACGGTGTTCACTCCCTTCAAGAGTCATCCAATCCCTCGTATTCAAGAGAATTACGAAAAATCGTTAATCAATTATAAAAACATGTTTTTAATGACCATAAACAGGGTAAAATGATAATGCTGATGGTTCAAATCATACGTACATAAAGGAATGGCGAAGGTTATCGCGTGTTACGATCTTCGCCATTATGAACTATTGTATAAGTTCAGTATCTAATTACTTTATGTAATTAACCACCCATTACGATGAATGCGATAACTACCGCGATGATTGGAATCGCCTCAACCAATGCTACCCCGATAAACATAGTTGTTTGAAGAGCACCACGAAGTTCTGGTTGACGAGCAATACCTTCTACTGTACGACTTACGATAAGACCGTTACCAATACCTGCACCTAGTGCTGCTAGACCAATTGCGATTGCAGCTGCTAAAAGATTCATTGAAAAAGTCCTCCCTCTTATTTGAAAAATTTTAAACTTTTATTAAATATTAATGGTCATGACTCACTTTGTGGGCCATATAAACCATTGTTAACATAGTAAAGATAAATGCTTGGATAGCACCTACGAAAAGACTAAATCCTTGCCACACAAGCATCGGAATGATTGCTCCCAATGTGCCGGCAACACCACTTGTTGCTAGACCTGCTAGCAAGCCTAATAAAATTTCACCTGCAAAGATATTTCCATAAAGACGTAAGCCAAGAGTTAGCGTGTTAGCAAACTCCTCGATAATCTTTAGAGGGAATAAGAAAGGCATCGGTTTAAAGAAATCACGCCCGTATTCAGCTGCACCCTTTAGTTTTACACCATAGAAATGTGTTAACGCAACAACCATTGTAGCAAGTGTCAATGTAATTGTTGGGTCAGCAGTTGGTGATTTCCACCAAAGGTCATGTCCTATAATGACGGAAAATGGAAGACCTAGCATATTTGAAACAAAAATATACATAAGTAATGTCATTCCTAGTGTTAAGAAACGACCCCCTGTTTTCCAATCCATTGTACTTCCAATAATTCCTTTAACGAAATCCATGACCCACTCAAGGAAATTCTGCATGCCCGTTGGGTTCATCTGCAATGAGCGAGTAGCCGCAACAGCAATTAGGAAGGTAATTAAGGAAGCAACAGTAACCATGAGGACATTCGACATACTAAATGTGAGACCTAAAAACTCGACAGTGTAAGCACCATGTTCCACTTCAGTTTCACCTCACTTTCAAACTACTTACGAAAGGATTGGACTAAGCTATCTATCATAATGACAAGATAGGGTGTCATTATTCCAATAATTACACTAATGAGATGAAGCCGTTCTGGATATTCCAAAGCAATTAGTACAGCTAGTCCTGCTAAAGCCATTCTTGAAATCATTCCAAGTGAGCGTACGCTCTGCCCGGAAGCAGCGGCTTTACCAAAGGAATCTGTCTTCCTTGCCATCATCCAGTAGTTATACATCCCAACAGCGGCACCTAAGGCTAAGCCAAGAAAAATAGGCTTATAGGAGGTAACGCCCCAGCCAACTAGAAAAATTGCAAGCACGTTCATTATGTATTTTCGATGACGTTTGAACATGTCTTCAAATTGAGGCATTAGCTTTCTTCTCCATAAAAGTAACGAATTGTTCGGTATGTACCGTAAGTTCCAGTTGCTAAACCGAGTAGGAGTCCTATAATAAGGAAGAGCGGAGATGTTTCTGCTAATCGGTCAAGCCATCTTCCACCGAAGATACCGATCAATACAGAACCCGCCAATTGTGAAAGGATCGTGGACATTAAAGCTATGGCTTGCAAAGGACGCCGCTTATCATCACGCAATTGAAACGCTCCTTCGGCATTAATTTTTCAGAATATACAAAATATTGCTCATCTAAATCTACATGAATCCTTATTATGAAAACCTTATCATTTAATATCCTTTGTAAGCATACAATAGGGTTTCCACAATGTCAATGCGTTTACAGTATAAATGCAACCATTTTGAACTTGTTCAAAAATACGTCAAATTTTCAAAGAAAATCTATCATTTTTTACTACATTATCGCAAAGAAAACTTATGGTTTTTTGTTCCTGTACCTACCTGCGTATATATTTGCTGGGTGCTTATTTTTCCTTCATTTTCGATTAACACAATTGCTTGATACACACCATCAGGTACTTCTAATTCTTCACGCAAATAAATACCTTCTTTTCGTCCTCGTTTCACTTGCTGTTCTTCATGAAGAGTCGTTACTAATCGCAAAGTATCTGGATCAAATAACATCACCTTTAATTGCTCTACATCTTCCGGTAAATATAGCTCATACTTGTAGCTATTTTGGTTATCATCTAAGCCAAAATGAAAGCCCATTACTTTTTGATAGGAAGTATCTTCTATTATATATAAGTAAGGAACAGTTAAGATATCCTCCCCACCACGTACTTCTAAGTAACCGCTATACATTCCTGCCTGTAAGAATTCCGGTTGTAGATCGACCACAACCTCTACTTGCTTTTTCGTGTATGGCTGCAAAGTAAATGTCTTCGGTACTTTCCATTGGACACCCTTTGTTACGCCTGGTATTCCGAATGTATATCTTCTTTCTGTGGCACCTTTGTTTTCAATTGTAAATGGCAGCTTCTTTTTCACACGACCGAACTTTTTATCGAACAACCCAAATGAAAGTGAAGAAGGGTAAGCAAGGCTTTCAGTCTTCAATGCCCGGTCAATTTGAATACGGCCTGCACCTTGCTCATATACCTCGTACAGTTCACCTTCTTCGTTATATAATTTCTTTGCTGTATTCATTAGTGCTGCTTTTACTTCTTGCGGAGCCCAGTCTGGGTGTTTTTCTTTAATAAGTGCAGATGCACCTGCAACATGAGGGGCTGCCATACTCGTTCCGTTCATTGCTTCATATCCAATTGGAACTGTACTGTTTATCGCAACACCTGGAGCTGTTACATCCGGCTTGATCCCCCAATCAACTGTGACAGGCCCACGGGAGCTAAAAGACGCGAGCTGATCTTCAATGGATACCCGCTTTGTCTCCAAATAATGATGTCCTGAAGAAATATCTTGAAGCAAATGTTTTCCTTCTTCCTTCGTCAAAGAGGCAACAGGAATTTTGAAGGTTCCTTCTAATAAACCTTGAAATGCACCTTTTTCATTATTATAGATTAGCAAGGCCTTAGCACCTGCATTTTCGGCATTAATGGCTTTTTCAGTAAATGAAATTTCTCCCCGTTCTACTAAAGCAACTTTACCTTTTGCATTTTTATAATCAGAAGGAAGTCCTTTTCCTGCTGTAACAATTTCGGTGTCTCTCGTCTGGCTCCATGAAGGTGAACCTTGAAGAAGTCTTATTGGCACAAGCTTATCTTCTGAAAAAAGCTGAATGAATGGTATTTTTAATGGAGGGGCAGATGCACCGACAGAAATTGCTTTCTCTGAAGTACCTGGTGAACCTACCGTCCAGATCCCCGGTCCTGAATTCCCCGTGGATGTAACGGCGATCACACCTTTTTCTACTGCCTTATTCAAAGCAATACTTGTCGGCCAGTCCGGTCCATTCACATCATTTCCAAGCGATAAATTAATAATATCCATTCCATCCTTCACTGCTCTTTCGATGGCTGCAATTACTTGTTCGGAAGTTCCCATTCCTCCTGGGCCTAGCGCACGGTAAGCATATACCTCTGCCTCAGGAGCAACGCCTTTTAATTTTCCATTAGCTGCGATAATACCAGCTACATGTGTGCCATGACTTGTCGGCATGCCCTGCTTAACTGTCGTTTCAAGCGGATCGTTATCTTTATCCACTACATCATAACCCCCGCTATAGCTTGTACGAAGGTCAGGGTGATGATAATCAACGCCTGTATCAATTACCCCAACTTTGACCCCTTTCCCAGTCACTTCTTCAAGATCGCCAACAGCCTTTCGGATATGCTCACCGCCGAGGAAAGGAACACTCTCATCAAGCTTTACTTTATATGAAGAAACTGGGTGAATTTTTTTAATGCCCGTTTCTTTTTCCAGATTTATTTTATCTTGAACAGACCCTGTCATCGCAAAGCCATGAAAGACTGTATCATATCGCTCTGTTACTTGGAATGAAGGGTACTTTTCAATCATACTGTCAACCGAAACAGACTCTTCTAATTCCACCAGAAACTTTTGCTGAGCTACTGCTTGGCTTTGAAAGCTAAATATAGGGAAAAGAATCATAACAATTAATACCGTTCTGAACATGGATGCTCACCTCTATGTGTTAGCATGCCACATCTTCTTAAAAAGAATTAAAAAAAGAGATTAACTCAAATGAAGTGTAAATCCCACTTTGAGTCAATCTCTTATTTGTTATGGTGTAAAGCGTTTCGGCCGTT is from Bacillus tianshenii and encodes:
- a CDS encoding ATP synthase subunit I; amino-acid sequence: MPQFEDMFKRHRKYIMNVLAIFLVGWGVTSYKPIFLGLALGAAVGMYNYWMMARKTDSFGKAAASGQSVRSLGMISRMALAGLAVLIALEYPERLHLISVIIGIMTPYLVIMIDSLVQSFRK
- a CDS encoding AtpZ/AtpI family protein, whose protein sequence is MRDDKRRPLQAIALMSTILSQLAGSVLIGIFGGRWLDRLAETSPLFLIIGLLLGLATGTYGTYRTIRYFYGEES
- a CDS encoding S8 family serine peptidase, giving the protein MFRTVLIVMILFPIFSFQSQAVAQQKFLVELEESVSVDSMIEKYPSFQVTERYDTVFHGFAMTGSVQDKINLEKETGIKKIHPVSSYKVKLDESVPFLGGEHIRKAVGDLEEVTGKGVKVGVIDTGVDYHHPDLRTSYSGGYDVVDKDNDPLETTVKQGMPTSHGTHVAGIIAANGKLKGVAPEAEVYAYRALGPGGMGTSEQVIAAIERAVKDGMDIINLSLGNDVNGPDWPTSIALNKAVEKGVIAVTSTGNSGPGIWTVGSPGTSEKAISVGASAPPLKIPFIQLFSEDKLVPIRLLQGSPSWSQTRDTEIVTAGKGLPSDYKNAKGKVALVERGEISFTEKAINAENAGAKALLIYNNEKGAFQGLLEGTFKIPVASLTKEEGKHLLQDISSGHHYLETKRVSIEDQLASFSSRGPVTVDWGIKPDVTAPGVAINSTVPIGYEAMNGTSMAAPHVAGASALIKEKHPDWAPQEVKAALMNTAKKLYNEEGELYEVYEQGAGRIQIDRALKTESLAYPSSLSFGLFDKKFGRVKKKLPFTIENKGATERRYTFGIPGVTKGVQWKVPKTFTLQPYTKKQVEVVVDLQPEFLQAGMYSGYLEVRGGEDILTVPYLYIIEDTSYQKVMGFHFGLDDNQNSYKYELYLPEDVEQLKVMLFDPDTLRLVTTLHEEQQVKRGRKEGIYLREELEVPDGVYQAIVLIENEGKISTQQIYTQVGTGTKNHKFSLR